The sequence below is a genomic window from Anaerolineales bacterium.
TGATCGCCCTGGCGCTGGCGGCCTGCGCGCCGGCTGCCGGCGAGACGACTCCGTCCGCAACACAGGGCCAGGCCATCCGCCTAATGCTCGACTGGGTGCCGAACACCAACCATTCCGGCCTGTTCGTGGCGCAGGACGAAGGCTACTTCGAGGCTGAGGGATTGGACGTCGAGATCATCCAACCGGGGGAGGTGTACGCCGAGCAGGCCGTGGCCAGCGGCGCCGCCGACTTTGGGATCAGCTTCCAGGAACAAGTGACGTTAGCCGCCGCCAACGGCGTGCCGTTGGTCTCGATCGCCGCCATTCTGCAGCACAACACCTCGGGCTTCGCCTCGCGAGGCAAGCTGGGGGTGAGCTCTCCCGCCGACTGGGAGGGACTGCGCTACGGCGCCTTCGGCAGCCCCTTCGAAGCACCTACCCTGCAAGGATTGATGGCTTGCGACGGCGGCGATTTCCAGCAGCTCGAGATCGTCGAGACCGGCTTCACCGATCCGCTGGCGCTACTGCAGCAGGAGCAGATCGACCTGGCCTGGATCTTCTACGGCTGGCAGGGCATCCAGGCCGAGCAGCAGGGCATCGACCTGGACATCGTGCGCATGGATGAGCACTTCGACTGCATCCCCGACTACTACACGCCGGTCCTGATCACC
It includes:
- a CDS encoding ABC transporter substrate-binding protein produces the protein MKRTVGLLIALALAACAPAAGETTPSATQGQAIRLMLDWVPNTNHSGLFVAQDEGYFEAEGLDVEIIQPGEVYAEQAVASGAADFGISFQEQVTLAAANGVPLVSIAAILQHNTSGFASRGKLGVSSPADWEGLRYGAFGSPFEAPTLQGLMACDGGDFQQLEIVETGFTDPLALLQQEQIDLAWIFYGWQGIQAEQQGIDLDIVRMDEHFDCIPDYYTPVLITSRAVLESRPETARAFLRAASRGYTEAAADPERAAAAVLAAAPELDSALVSLSQAWISPRYQAEARRWGEQSPATWQAYADWMTENGILEGRVDMANTFTNEFLP